A region of Salinibacter sp. 10B DNA encodes the following proteins:
- a CDS encoding formylglycine-generating enzyme family protein: MSRSSLIWITLGLAVAGLGLVLTSAMSDPWASGVSATQDTMVRIPSGTYQPLYAAPTDTAATQVEGFWLDRHPVTKAEYQAFVEANPSWRRSRVSTLFADGGYLNDWRGDLDFGPDSLAHRPVVNVSWFAARAYAEWRGTRLPTTAEWERAAAASATREDGMNDPGLRDRIVAWYSRPTPNPLPPVGSTRENVWGVWDLHGLVWEWTEDFNTALVTGESRNDSDLDRQLFCGSGSVGAADFEDYAAFLRYAFRSGLDGAYTVPNLGFRTAADLSPR, from the coding sequence ATGTCTCGCTCCTCGCTCATCTGGATTACCCTGGGATTGGCCGTCGCCGGACTGGGCTTGGTCCTCACGAGTGCAATGAGTGACCCGTGGGCTTCCGGCGTCTCGGCCACGCAGGATACGATGGTCCGCATTCCGAGTGGCACCTATCAGCCGCTCTACGCGGCCCCGACGGACACGGCGGCAACCCAGGTAGAGGGATTCTGGCTCGACCGCCATCCGGTGACAAAGGCCGAGTACCAGGCCTTCGTCGAGGCCAACCCGTCGTGGCGTCGCTCGCGGGTGTCGACGCTGTTTGCCGACGGCGGGTATTTGAACGACTGGCGCGGGGACCTGGATTTTGGACCGGACTCGCTGGCCCATCGCCCGGTGGTCAACGTGTCTTGGTTTGCCGCACGGGCGTACGCCGAGTGGCGCGGCACGCGTCTCCCTACGACGGCCGAATGGGAACGGGCCGCCGCGGCAAGTGCCACCCGCGAGGATGGAATGAACGATCCTGGCCTCCGCGACCGAATCGTGGCGTGGTACAGCCGTCCGACGCCGAATCCCCTCCCGCCCGTCGGCTCCACCAGAGAAAACGTGTGGGGCGTGTGGGATCTGCACGGACTGGTGTGGGAGTGGACGGAGGACTTCAACACGGCCCTCGTGACAGGGGAGTCGCGCAACGACAGTGACCTCGACCGGCAACTCTTCTGCGGCAGCGGCTCGGTGGGCGCCGCAGACTTCGAGGACTACGCCGCCTTCCTGCGCTACGCGTTCCGCAGCGGCCTGGACGGCGCATACACGGTGCCGAATCTCGGCTTCCGCACCGCCGCCGACCTCTCTCCTCGTTAA
- a CDS encoding pyridoxal-dependent decarboxylase: protein MSGSADDSIHKAAFLGPKGENADELEHLLLEVLRDHVFWRRNFHPSDPRLIDERDKRTEAFDEMSARLRDELSQILAKLKRAAPLYSPRQVAHIVSDPSLPALVGYFAGLLYNQNNVVAEVSPETVREEREYFKGLAQMVGYPPFLPETLPPDARTRRSAYSWGHLCSGGTVANLEALWIARNVRLYPLAIRLVADQHDQFSAFANLEVTTAQGEQAPLRTLPTFRLSNLPINEITDLHLRIKAMLGEGDPARAEAFQEALPSVRNAGLASFLLQYNEAFPNDRARLPKVLISQATHYCWQKNMDLVGLGANGLEKLPVDDRIRLDTDALQERLHECIEDRQPVLGVVSIVGTTEEGAIDPLHEIESVREEVEQEGLTLWHHCDAAFGGFFASMMPKTDDRSFASVSDLDDDLVGGQGLLRPDNAEALAALPATDSITVDPHKFGYVPYPAGAVLFRDYHVRDAIAYKAPYLADEDASGFGGFLGQWTLEGSRPGAAAVSCYLSQELVPLTPEGHGHFMRNCIDANQKLVSALRTRFGEETTAELSIRPFHPPETVAFCFVISPDSDFESIEGLNELTNRIWQRMTVDGREDISQYSFLLSRTEVDVVAYEHILDDLLAPEVLRDAVESDASLTLLRTCLMNPFQADWSARDEAPFPERVADFLYDVAVDEYLEQVLPPIPTPDTDRRSVLVIEETPRSRQPSGLARYLEYDEKVVAHFDVRSCSAADVRNGEADALLQTAEDVVVHLNAEAPGRMLHLLEEMVANGHVPADHLTAVTTGTSENHDLTQRIEEIGLSSQHLIMESEMSTGARRLIMNLAGMHTQ, encoded by the coding sequence ATGTCCGGATCCGCCGACGACTCTATCCACAAAGCTGCCTTCCTCGGGCCGAAGGGCGAAAACGCCGATGAGTTGGAGCACCTGCTCCTGGAGGTGCTCCGCGACCACGTCTTCTGGCGCCGCAATTTCCACCCGAGCGACCCGCGCCTCATTGACGAGCGCGACAAGCGAACGGAGGCGTTTGACGAAATGTCGGCCCGGCTGCGGGACGAGCTCTCCCAAATCCTGGCCAAGTTGAAGCGGGCCGCCCCGCTGTACTCGCCCCGTCAGGTGGCACACATCGTGAGCGATCCGTCACTGCCCGCCCTCGTGGGGTATTTCGCCGGACTCCTCTACAATCAAAACAACGTGGTAGCAGAAGTCTCGCCGGAGACCGTACGCGAGGAGCGCGAGTACTTCAAGGGCCTGGCCCAGATGGTGGGATATCCCCCCTTCCTGCCCGAGACGCTCCCCCCCGATGCTCGCACGCGACGCTCGGCGTACAGTTGGGGCCACCTCTGCAGCGGGGGAACCGTCGCCAATCTCGAGGCCCTCTGGATCGCCCGAAATGTGCGGCTCTATCCCCTGGCGATTCGTCTGGTGGCCGACCAACACGATCAGTTCAGTGCGTTTGCCAACCTGGAGGTGACCACGGCCCAAGGCGAGCAGGCCCCTCTTCGCACCCTGCCGACCTTTCGTCTCTCCAACCTCCCCATCAACGAGATTACCGACCTCCACCTGCGCATCAAGGCCATGCTGGGCGAGGGCGACCCAGCCCGCGCCGAGGCGTTCCAGGAAGCACTGCCGAGCGTGCGAAACGCGGGTCTGGCCTCGTTCCTCCTCCAGTACAATGAGGCCTTCCCGAACGACCGCGCCCGCCTGCCCAAGGTGCTCATTTCTCAGGCCACGCACTACTGCTGGCAAAAGAATATGGACTTGGTGGGCCTGGGCGCAAACGGGCTGGAGAAACTTCCGGTGGACGACCGGATTCGGCTCGACACCGACGCCCTCCAGGAACGCCTCCACGAGTGCATCGAGGATCGCCAGCCCGTGCTGGGCGTCGTCTCCATCGTAGGCACGACCGAAGAAGGCGCCATCGACCCGCTGCACGAGATCGAATCCGTACGGGAAGAGGTCGAACAAGAGGGCCTCACCCTCTGGCATCACTGTGACGCGGCCTTCGGGGGATTTTTTGCCTCCATGATGCCCAAAACGGACGACCGCTCGTTCGCCTCCGTGTCGGACCTGGACGACGACCTCGTGGGCGGACAGGGACTCCTCCGCCCCGACAACGCAGAGGCGCTCGCGGCCCTGCCGGCCACCGACTCGATCACGGTCGACCCCCACAAGTTCGGGTACGTTCCCTATCCCGCGGGGGCCGTTCTCTTTCGAGACTACCACGTCCGTGATGCCATTGCCTACAAGGCGCCGTACCTGGCGGACGAGGATGCTTCGGGCTTTGGCGGCTTTCTAGGACAGTGGACCCTAGAGGGATCGCGGCCCGGCGCGGCGGCGGTGAGTTGCTATCTCTCGCAGGAACTCGTGCCCCTTACGCCCGAGGGACATGGCCATTTCATGCGCAACTGCATCGACGCCAACCAGAAACTCGTCTCGGCCCTGCGCACCCGCTTTGGCGAAGAGACCACGGCGGAGCTCTCCATTCGTCCCTTTCACCCGCCCGAAACCGTGGCGTTCTGCTTCGTCATCTCGCCCGACAGCGACTTCGAAAGCATCGAGGGCCTCAATGAGTTGACCAATCGCATCTGGCAGCGCATGACCGTGGACGGGCGCGAGGACATCAGCCAGTACTCCTTCCTCCTCTCTCGCACCGAGGTGGACGTGGTAGCGTACGAACATATTTTGGACGACCTACTTGCCCCCGAGGTCCTTCGCGACGCCGTCGAGTCGGATGCCTCCCTGACCCTGCTGCGCACCTGCCTCATGAACCCGTTCCAGGCAGACTGGAGCGCCCGTGACGAGGCCCCCTTCCCCGAACGTGTGGCCGACTTCCTCTACGACGTGGCAGTGGACGAGTACCTGGAACAGGTGCTTCCGCCCATCCCGACCCCCGACACGGACCGTCGATCGGTGCTCGTGATTGAGGAAACGCCCCGGTCCCGGCAGCCGTCGGGACTGGCCCGGTACCTGGAGTACGACGAGAAAGTCGTGGCCCACTTCGACGTGCGCTCCTGCAGCGCGGCCGACGTCCGAAATGGAGAGGCCGACGCCCTCCTGCAAACCGCCGAAGACGTCGTCGTGCACCTCAACGCCGAGGCCCCCGGTCGGATGCTGCATCTCTTGGAGGAGATGGTCGCGAACGGACACGTGCCCGCCGATCATCTAACGGCCGTTACGACCGGAACGAGTGAGAACCACGATCTCACGCAGCGGATCGAAGAAATCGGCCTCTCCTCCCAGCACCTCATCATGGAATCGGAAATGTCTACTGGCGCGCGCCGGCTCATCATGAACCTCGCGGGCATGCACACGCAGTAG
- a CDS encoding M20 family metallopeptidase, producing MIDAFKSTADDVFSDVVDLRRTLHRHPELSGEEHETARRVAERLQGLGLTVRTGIHGTGVLGLLDGGKPGPTLLLRGDMDALPIREETGLDFASENEGVMHACGHDVHTSSLLGAAMVLAEHQEDVHGQVRFCFQPHEERLPGGAKFMIEEGVLDDIDGVAGPAAVFGQHVKPGLPAGTIGVRSGWSMASSDEVYVTVNGEGGHAASPHELATDATVVASEIVVALQSIISRRCPPDVPSVLTIGRLIADGATNVIPETARLEGTFRAMDEDWRFRAHDLIRRVATHTAEAHGATADVEVKVGYPALYNHEEPTALVKAAAIDFLGEEHTVDVDPWFAGEDFAYFLRECPGSFYQLGAGTEHGLHTSKFATDEEALRTGTGFMAYLAWRYGAEA from the coding sequence ATGATCGACGCTTTCAAATCGACCGCCGACGACGTGTTTTCAGACGTCGTTGACCTTCGCCGGACGTTGCACCGACATCCCGAGCTGTCGGGAGAGGAGCACGAGACGGCGCGCCGCGTGGCGGAGCGGCTTCAAGGATTGGGGTTGACGGTTCGCACGGGCATTCACGGAACCGGTGTACTGGGCTTGTTAGATGGAGGCAAGCCCGGCCCGACCCTGCTCCTGCGGGGGGACATGGATGCCCTCCCCATTCGGGAGGAAACCGGTCTTGACTTTGCCTCTGAGAACGAGGGGGTCATGCATGCGTGTGGGCACGACGTACACACCTCTTCGCTGCTGGGGGCGGCCATGGTCCTGGCGGAACATCAGGAAGACGTGCACGGGCAGGTGCGCTTTTGCTTTCAGCCGCACGAGGAGCGGCTGCCGGGCGGGGCCAAGTTTATGATCGAGGAGGGGGTGCTGGACGACATTGATGGCGTGGCGGGGCCGGCGGCGGTGTTCGGACAGCACGTGAAGCCGGGGCTACCCGCAGGCACGATCGGCGTGCGCTCGGGATGGTCGATGGCGTCGAGCGACGAGGTGTATGTTACTGTGAATGGGGAGGGCGGGCACGCGGCCAGTCCGCATGAGTTGGCCACCGACGCCACGGTCGTTGCCAGCGAGATCGTCGTGGCGCTCCAGTCCATCATTAGTCGCCGGTGCCCGCCGGACGTGCCGTCGGTACTCACCATTGGGCGCCTGATCGCGGATGGGGCAACGAACGTGATTCCGGAGACCGCGCGGCTGGAAGGAACGTTCCGCGCGATGGACGAGGACTGGCGCTTTCGGGCGCACGACCTCATCCGACGCGTGGCCACCCACACGGCCGAGGCCCACGGCGCCACCGCCGACGTAGAGGTGAAGGTCGGCTACCCGGCACTCTACAACCACGAGGAGCCCACCGCTCTCGTAAAAGCGGCCGCGATCGACTTTCTCGGCGAAGAGCACACCGTTGACGTCGATCCGTGGTTTGCGGGCGAAGACTTTGCCTACTTTTTGCGGGAGTGTCCGGGCTCGTTCTACCAGCTGGGGGCTGGCACGGAACACGGACTGCACACCTCAAAATTCGCGACGGACGAGGAGGCATTGCGCACCGGCACGGGCTTCATGGCGTATCTGGCGTGGCGGTACGGGGCGGAGGCATAG
- a CDS encoding CopD family protein has protein sequence MSETLHLFSIWLHILAATVWIGGMAALGLLLVPLLRQERFQDVARPLLYASALRFRWIGWGALAVLVITGLVNVRAQGVSWASWLALDFWTTAWGAALGGKLLLVALTLGISAVHDFHFGPKAIRLMQNAPESPEAERMRWWSSWLGRLTLLLSLGILWFAILLPRGGL, from the coding sequence ATGTCCGAAACGCTCCACCTCTTCTCCATCTGGCTCCACATTCTCGCCGCTACGGTCTGGATCGGCGGCATGGCGGCCCTGGGGCTTTTGCTGGTCCCCCTCCTGCGCCAAGAGCGGTTTCAAGACGTCGCGCGGCCCCTCCTCTATGCCTCCGCCCTCCGCTTTCGCTGGATTGGGTGGGGCGCACTGGCTGTGCTCGTCATCACCGGACTGGTGAATGTGCGGGCGCAAGGGGTGTCCTGGGCCTCTTGGCTTGCGTTGGACTTCTGGACGACGGCATGGGGCGCGGCCCTCGGCGGGAAGCTCCTGCTCGTCGCTCTCACACTAGGAATCAGTGCTGTTCACGACTTTCATTTCGGACCAAAGGCCATCCGTCTCATGCAAAATGCTCCCGAGAGTCCGGAAGCGGAGCGCATGCGGTGGTGGTCCAGTTGGCTCGGCCGCCTGACACTTCTTCTGTCGCTCGGCATTCTCTGGTTTGCCATTCTCTTGCCCCGAGGAGGACTCTAA
- a CDS encoding 4-hydroxy-3-methylbut-2-enyl diphosphate reductase, whose amino-acid sequence MRQFDVPTFYQSPIISTVKDARETTDPRKKDLSPSVIDFGPVRFKIARHFGFCFGVEQAIEIAYEALDENPDKRIFLLSEMIHNPHVNDDLRERGIRFLRTTKGEQLIPFDELTPDDVVIIPAFGTTLEVEQELEARGVDTETYDTTCPFVEKVWRKSSQIGDDDYSIVVHGKRYHEETRATFSHAKEEGPVVVVRNMEEAEQLAAVIRGEKDADFFYEYFDDKYSDGFDPATDLKKLGVVNQTTMLAEETAAIADLMREAMLDRYGESNVKEHFADTSDTLCYATNENQNATQALIQDGADLGIIVGGYNSSNTSHLVELCEQEMPTYFIRDAEEFEAPSEIHHFDVHTQEEVVTDNWFPADDTPVDVLLTSGASCPDALLDEVIRKIVSWYPEAKPVEEALAPFEDMAEEDE is encoded by the coding sequence ATGCGCCAGTTCGACGTCCCGACCTTCTACCAAAGCCCCATCATCTCGACGGTGAAGGACGCGCGCGAAACCACCGATCCGCGCAAAAAGGACCTGTCGCCATCGGTGATCGACTTCGGCCCGGTGCGCTTTAAGATCGCGCGCCACTTTGGCTTTTGTTTTGGCGTGGAGCAAGCCATCGAGATTGCGTACGAGGCGCTGGACGAAAACCCGGACAAGCGGATCTTCCTGCTTTCCGAGATGATCCACAACCCACACGTGAACGACGACCTGCGGGAGCGGGGCATCCGATTCCTCCGCACCACGAAGGGCGAACAGCTGATTCCTTTCGACGAACTGACCCCCGACGACGTGGTCATTATTCCGGCCTTTGGTACGACCCTGGAGGTGGAGCAGGAACTGGAGGCGCGGGGCGTGGACACCGAAACCTACGACACCACCTGCCCCTTCGTTGAGAAGGTGTGGCGCAAAAGCTCGCAGATTGGAGACGACGACTACTCGATCGTCGTGCACGGCAAGCGGTACCACGAGGAGACGCGCGCCACGTTCTCGCATGCGAAGGAGGAGGGTCCGGTCGTGGTCGTGCGCAATATGGAAGAAGCCGAACAGTTGGCTGCTGTCATCCGGGGCGAGAAGGACGCCGACTTCTTCTACGAGTATTTCGACGACAAGTATTCTGACGGATTCGATCCTGCCACCGATCTGAAAAAGCTGGGCGTAGTGAACCAGACGACGATGCTGGCCGAGGAGACGGCCGCGATTGCCGACTTGATGCGAGAGGCCATGCTCGATCGCTACGGAGAATCCAACGTAAAGGAGCACTTCGCAGATACGAGCGACACGCTCTGCTACGCGACCAATGAAAATCAGAATGCCACGCAGGCCCTCATCCAAGACGGAGCTGACCTCGGCATTATCGTCGGCGGATACAATTCATCGAATACGAGTCACCTAGTGGAGCTCTGTGAGCAGGAGATGCCGACTTACTTTATCCGAGATGCCGAGGAGTTCGAGGCCCCGTCGGAAATCCATCATTTCGACGTGCACACCCAAGAGGAGGTGGTCACCGACAATTGGTTCCCGGCCGACGATACACCGGTCGACGTGTTGTTGACGTCAGGCGCCTCCTGTCCCGATGCCCTGCTCGACGAGGTCATTCGAAAAATCGTGAGCTGGTACCCGGAGGCAAAACCCGTGGAGGAGGCGCTCGCCCCGTTCGAGGACATGGCTGAAGAGGATGAGTAA
- a CDS encoding plastocyanin/azurin family copper-binding protein: protein MTFRLLPLLLSLSLLLIGLTGCGGAEAEPDGAAVSSITITPVGNQMEFEQTEFTVTAGSEITLTFNNTATSPAMEHNVLFLTDNEEATINRVGQAAMGAASNAYVPEDDAVLAATDLAKPGETVTLTFTAPSEPGEYAYICTFPGHYAMMQGTMRVTE, encoded by the coding sequence ATGACCTTTCGCCTCCTTCCCCTCCTTCTGTCTCTCTCCCTCCTCCTCATCGGCCTCACGGGCTGCGGCGGTGCTGAAGCAGAGCCCGATGGCGCTGCGGTCTCATCGATAACGATCACGCCCGTCGGCAATCAGATGGAATTTGAGCAGACCGAGTTCACCGTCACGGCCGGCTCTGAAATCACGCTCACGTTCAACAACACCGCCACGAGCCCGGCGATGGAACACAACGTGCTTTTTCTCACCGACAACGAGGAGGCCACGATCAACCGTGTCGGGCAGGCCGCAATGGGCGCCGCCTCCAACGCGTACGTCCCTGAGGATGACGCCGTCCTCGCAGCCACGGACCTCGCCAAGCCGGGCGAAACCGTCACCCTGACGTTTACAGCTCCGAGCGAGCCCGGCGAGTACGCCTACATCTGCACGTTTCCCGGCCACTATGCCATGATGCAGGGCACGATGCGCGTGACGGAGTGA
- a CDS encoding SCO family protein — MTRLLFPILLFSLSVLPLGCTSTDAPSASDPSITAYHVSGRVVQRQDDDRTLLVEHEAIPGYMAAMTMEFTAKSPREIDGVSVGDAIRFQYVVGDDDMWIEDVERLVDTALPKHPSKADVPTRITPTAASLYQLESTWTMQDSRRIDLAAFHGRPVLMAMVFTHCSYACPVIVRDMKRITSSLPAEVDDIVQRVLVSIDPARDTPEALTRFATAHSLSLDRWTLLRGAPNDVRTLAALLGVRYKPDGDGQFAHTNLITLLDAEGEIVHQQEGLERNPSEISMALHNAK; from the coding sequence TTGACACGCCTGCTCTTTCCTATTCTGCTTTTCAGCCTCAGCGTGCTCCCGCTCGGATGCACCTCGACCGATGCGCCGTCCGCCTCCGATCCTTCAATCACCGCGTACCACGTGAGTGGACGGGTCGTGCAACGTCAGGACGACGACCGTACGCTCCTCGTTGAGCACGAGGCCATCCCCGGATACATGGCGGCAATGACGATGGAGTTTACGGCCAAATCTCCCCGGGAAATTGACGGTGTGAGCGTAGGAGATGCGATCCGATTTCAGTATGTTGTAGGGGATGACGACATGTGGATCGAAGACGTTGAGCGTCTTGTGGATACGGCGCTTCCCAAGCACCCATCCAAGGCAGACGTCCCGACGCGCATCACGCCGACCGCGGCGTCCCTTTATCAGCTCGAATCGACCTGGACGATGCAGGACAGTCGGCGGATTGATCTCGCTGCGTTTCACGGCCGGCCCGTGCTGATGGCAATGGTCTTCACCCACTGCAGCTACGCCTGCCCCGTCATTGTGCGGGACATGAAGCGCATCACGTCGTCTCTTCCCGCTGAGGTGGACGATATCGTGCAGCGGGTGCTCGTGTCCATCGACCCGGCCCGCGATACGCCCGAGGCCCTCACGCGCTTCGCAACCGCCCACAGTCTGTCACTAGACCGGTGGACGCTCTTGCGTGGCGCCCCGAACGATGTACGTACGCTCGCAGCCCTGCTCGGCGTCCGCTACAAGCCGGACGGCGACGGGCAGTTTGCCCACACCAACCTCATTACGCTCCTGGATGCCGAAGGCGAAATTGTCCACCAACAGGAAGGCCTTGAGAGGAACCCTTCCGAGATTAGCATGGCACTCCACAATGCGAAGTGA
- the gcvP gene encoding aminomethyl-transferring glycine dehydrogenase, with amino-acid sequence MAIDLSFSDTFAQRHIGPSDTEVDTMLDTLGYESLDALVDATIPDTIRTERPLTLPPAQTEEQVLDDAQSRGEKNDNWRSFIGMGYHGTLTPPVIQRNILEDPAWYTQYTPYQAEIAQGRLEALLNFQDMTIDLTGMEIANASLLDEGTAAAEAMLMLNRVDRRSDASTFLVAEDCHPQTIEIVKGRAEPVGIDVIVEDPENFVFGEDTFGCLLQYPTTDGAVRDYSTIAERAHENDAYVAVAADLLSLTLLEAPGEWGADAVLGSTQRFGVPMGYGGPHAAYFATRERFQRQVPGRMIGVTKDADGEMALRMALQTREQHIRRGRATSNICTAQVLLAVMASMYAVYHGPEGLKRIATRVHDLTKTLAEGLRRTGHSVRHDHFFDTLRVDLAETKQERIRERAEAHQMNLRYYDDGSVGVALDETVNAEDLDALFTVFGATNGQRLYADEVAADLDSGYEGPVARRTSYLDHPVFNKYHSEGELTRYMKSLAGKDLSLTHSMIPLGSCTMKLNPTAALMPISDPQFAKLHPFAPKEQAQGYQQVIEELSDQLTEITGFDDVSFQPNSGASGEYTGLLVIQAYHEAQGEGQRDVCLVPESAHGTNPASANMAGMDVVTVDCDDNGDVDLDDLREKAEANSDRLAALMVTYPSTHGVFEEHIEEICDTVHEHGGQVYLDGANLNAQVGLCRPREYGIDVCHLNLHKTFSIPHGGGGPGVGPVCTAEHLTPFLPGHPVVDTGGENGIPPIAAAPYGSALILLISWAYIKLLGPDGLTKASKTAILNANYVAEQLSSHYDIVYRGPNDRVAHEFILDLRPFRQELDVTEQDVAKRLMDYGFHAPTMSWPVVGTLMIEPTESESKAELDRLCRAFKSIRDEIAEVESGAVSVEESVLKQAPHTAEMVTATEWTQSYSRETAAYPAEWVRENKFWPTVRRVNDAFGDRNLFCACPPVDAYDADEEDELEAALDA; translated from the coding sequence ATGGCCATCGACCTTTCCTTCTCCGACACGTTCGCGCAGCGCCACATCGGCCCCTCCGACACCGAAGTGGACACAATGCTCGACACGCTCGGCTACGAGTCGCTCGACGCGCTCGTGGACGCCACCATCCCCGACACCATCCGGACGGAGCGTCCGCTCACCCTGCCCCCTGCCCAAACGGAAGAGCAGGTGCTCGACGATGCGCAGTCGAGGGGGGAAAAGAATGACAACTGGCGCTCCTTCATCGGCATGGGGTACCACGGCACGCTCACCCCTCCGGTGATCCAGCGCAACATCTTGGAAGACCCGGCCTGGTACACGCAGTACACTCCCTATCAGGCGGAAATTGCACAGGGCCGCCTGGAAGCGCTGCTCAACTTCCAGGACATGACGATCGACCTTACGGGCATGGAGATTGCCAATGCCTCCCTCCTGGACGAAGGCACGGCAGCGGCCGAGGCGATGCTCATGCTCAACCGGGTGGACCGGCGCAGCGACGCCTCGACATTTCTCGTGGCAGAGGATTGCCATCCGCAGACCATCGAGATTGTGAAGGGACGGGCCGAACCGGTGGGGATCGATGTGATTGTGGAGGACCCCGAAAACTTTGTCTTCGGGGAGGACACCTTCGGCTGCCTTCTTCAGTACCCCACCACCGACGGCGCCGTTCGTGACTACAGTACTATTGCTGAGCGTGCCCACGAGAACGACGCTTACGTGGCGGTCGCAGCCGATCTGCTGAGCCTTACGCTGCTGGAGGCACCGGGCGAATGGGGCGCGGACGCCGTGCTCGGCTCTACCCAGCGCTTCGGCGTGCCGATGGGATACGGTGGGCCGCACGCCGCCTACTTTGCCACCCGCGAACGCTTTCAGCGTCAGGTGCCGGGCCGCATGATCGGGGTTACAAAGGACGCCGACGGGGAGATGGCCCTCCGCATGGCCCTCCAGACCCGCGAGCAGCACATCCGACGGGGCCGCGCCACCTCTAATATCTGTACGGCCCAGGTGCTGCTGGCGGTGATGGCGTCGATGTATGCCGTGTACCACGGCCCCGAAGGACTGAAGCGCATTGCGACCCGCGTGCACGACCTCACCAAGACGCTGGCAGAGGGCCTCCGGCGCACCGGCCACTCCGTCCGCCACGACCACTTCTTCGACACCCTCCGCGTTGACCTGGCCGAAACGAAACAGGAGCGCATCCGGGAACGGGCCGAGGCGCACCAGATGAACCTCCGCTACTACGATGACGGTTCGGTGGGCGTGGCCCTCGACGAGACGGTCAATGCCGAGGACCTGGACGCCCTCTTTACCGTCTTCGGCGCCACGAACGGACAGCGCCTCTACGCCGACGAGGTGGCCGCCGACCTCGACAGTGGATACGAGGGACCGGTGGCCCGCCGGACGAGCTACCTGGACCACCCGGTCTTCAACAAGTACCATTCGGAGGGCGAGCTCACTCGGTACATGAAATCCCTCGCGGGGAAGGACCTCTCCCTCACCCACAGCATGATTCCGCTGGGGTCCTGCACGATGAAGCTGAACCCCACGGCGGCCCTCATGCCGATCTCCGACCCGCAGTTTGCGAAGCTTCATCCCTTTGCGCCGAAGGAGCAGGCGCAGGGGTATCAGCAGGTCATCGAGGAGCTGTCGGACCAGCTCACCGAGATCACAGGCTTCGACGATGTATCCTTCCAGCCCAACTCCGGCGCCTCCGGCGAGTACACTGGCCTGCTCGTAATTCAAGCGTATCATGAGGCGCAGGGGGAAGGACAGCGCGACGTCTGCCTAGTACCGGAGTCAGCACACGGCACCAACCCCGCCAGCGCCAACATGGCCGGGATGGACGTTGTGACCGTCGACTGCGACGACAACGGCGACGTGGACCTCGACGACCTCCGCGAGAAGGCGGAGGCCAACAGCGATCGCCTCGCCGCCCTGATGGTGACGTATCCGTCCACACACGGCGTCTTCGAGGAGCACATCGAAGAGATCTGCGACACGGTGCACGAGCACGGCGGGCAGGTGTACCTCGATGGCGCCAACCTGAACGCGCAGGTGGGCCTCTGCCGGCCGCGCGAGTACGGAATCGACGTCTGCCACCTCAACCTGCACAAAACGTTCAGCATCCCGCACGGCGGGGGCGGCCCGGGCGTCGGTCCCGTCTGCACTGCCGAGCACCTCACCCCCTTCCTCCCCGGCCATCCGGTCGTCGACACGGGCGGGGAAAACGGCATTCCGCCCATCGCCGCGGCCCCGTACGGCAGTGCCCTCATCCTGCTCATTTCATGGGCCTACATCAAGCTGCTAGGGCCGGATGGACTCACGAAGGCGTCCAAGACCGCCATCCTCAATGCCAACTACGTGGCCGAGCAGCTGTCTTCGCACTACGACATCGTGTACCGCGGCCCGAACGACCGCGTGGCCCACGAATTCATCCTCGACCTGCGCCCGTTCCGGCAGGAGCTCGACGTGACCGAGCAGGACGTCGCCAAGCGGCTCATGGACTACGGCTTCCACGCCCCCACGATGTCGTGGCCGGTCGTGGGCACGCTCATGATTGAGCCGACGGAGAGCGAGTCGAAGGCCGAGTTGGACCGCCTCTGCCGGGCGTTCAAGTCGATCCGTGACGAGATTGCAGAGGTGGAGTCCGGCGCCGTGAGCGTGGAGGAAAGCGTGCTCAAGCAGGCCCCTCACACCGCCGAAATGGTGACGGCGACCGAGTGGACACAGTCCTACAGCCGCGAGACGGCAGCGTATCCGGCCGAGTGGGTCCGCGAGAATAAGTTCTGGCCCACGGTGCGGCGCGTAAACGATGCCTTCGGCGACCGAAACCTGTTCTGTGCCTGCCCGCCGGTGGACGCGTATGACGCCGACGAAGAGGACGAACTGGAGGCGGCCCTGGACGCGTAA